The Arachidicoccus terrestris genome includes the window CCCGTTCAGTACTGAGTTTCAGATTACTATCTGCATTACCGGAATTGTCTGTATAGCCGCCAAGCTTAATAGTAGCATTAGGGAATGCTTTCAGTATCTGGGCTATATTGTTTAATTGTTTTTTTGACTCGTCTGTCAGGTCACTGCTGGAGGTCTTAAAATATAGACGGTCAAAAGAAATCCAGCCTTTTGTCTTGTCTACGGTGTCCACGGTGGCATTTGCGTCATTTAAGAACTGGAAGAGCTTATTTTCAGTGCTGTTTTCACCTACACCTTCGATGGTCGTGTTATTCGGTAATTTGATGCTCGTAACTTCACCAGTGTTATATATGTAGTTCCCTGTTACAGTATCCAGGGCTCCTGTACTCACATCGGGAACAGGTGCAGACAAGCTTGCTGTGGTGTCGTCCTGATGACTTCCGACGACATGGTCATGCACCTTTTCATTACCCCAGCATCCTCTAAACAACCATATAATGAGGCCCAGAATGATAATCGTTAAAATCATTGGGACAAAGAATTTGTTATCTCCCTTTGAGAGATCTTTAGGCGCCTGTTCGTGATAATGAGCGTCCGAGTGGGCGGCTGCGGTGTGAGGAGCAGGTTGTTGTACTTCATGTACGCCGGACAGTATGCTTCCAAATCCGAGGGAAGCCGGAATGGCACTTAAGAACGCAGCTTTGTTTTCGGTGAAGAAACCGGCCAGTTCCGATTGAGAGCCGTTTTCTTCAGACAGGTGTTTACCAATACTGCCAAGTGCACCTATTTGTGCGGTATCCAATAATTTGCGGATATTTTCATTTTTAATGCCGGTGAAGCCGGCAATCTTTTCCACGATACCGTGAAGCTTGCCTCCGAAAACGTCATAAAGAAAAGAGCCGGCCTGGGTCGCTTCAGGATTTTTATTGTCACCGGTAATAAAGCCGGATAGGTCGGATAAGGAATGATTTGCGAAAATGTTTTTAGCTTCACTGACAACAGTAGACAGGAACGAAGGTTCATTAGATACCTTTTGTGCGATACCCCCAAAAATAGTGGGAATGATGGCGGCTACGGCACTTTTAACTCCGTGAGCACTTTCTCCAAGTTTACCGGCAACCTGTTCAGTAAAATTTCCGCTTAATAATTCTTTGGCATAGTTCAGAATATTGCTATCCATAATGTATTAGTTTAGATGTGATGGATTATGTTGTTTGCAACAATGCATGATTCAGTTACAAATTAACAACAAAATTGATATAATCAAATACTAAGCCAAACCCTTATTCAAGATAGCTTTGCTTAAAAAGATAACCTCAAATCGTGGTAAGGATAAAGCGACTGACACTCAATTAAATACAAAGCCCGCTCTCTGAATAATCAGCGGCGGGCTTTAAAAATAATAGTTGCTGCTTTAAGGTCAGTTTACATATTGTGCTAAATTCTTACCTGTAATTATTGGCTTACCTGAAAAATCATTTTTTGTTTTTGCCGAAAAGCAACTGGTCTGCCATTTTGTAGGGCGGGTAGCCACCTGCCACTCTCTTTGATCACCCTGGCCGCTTCAGCGGCTGTACCGTAGTCTTTTTCAGGTTTACTGAGAACATGGAATTCTGAAGTACTCCCTTTTTTATCGACCAAAAAGGAGACAATGATTTCATAAGTGCCTACAGGAGCGCCGTTTTTAACAGCCACTGAAGACTGCAGATTGCGTTCCAGATATTTTCTCCAGGCATCTGTTCCACCCGGAAAACGTGGCTCCCGCATCGTTTGTGTAAATACAGGAGCATGTCCCGCGCTCTTTTTAGTGGTAATCACTACAACGGCAGTCCTTCCGGCTGCATCGAATTTTTCCAGAGAGGCCTTATTTTTTAAAACGGATATATGATTAATTTCATTAGCGGGGAGTCGATTAAGATCCAACTGAGTGGCCTTTTTTCCATCAATTATATACAGTGCATCTTCCGGAAGTTTCCCGCCCGGTACTCCTTGCCTTTTGTTTTGTGCGATGAGATCCTTTGGATTAGGCTGATAGCCTCCGATTTTTACGTCTCTGATTACTTTTGGTTCAGATGTGACATTTGTTTTTCCGAGTTGCAGGCCCACAGCCTTTCCTTTCAATTTGGCTGTTTTGAATGGATGCCCCTGCACCACGATTTCACTTTGGCTACTCTTTTGCGCTGCGGCTGCATCTTTCGTAGCTGTGAATGTATGCGGAGTCCCTGCAGCATCATTATCCTCTTTATATCCGACTATGGTAACAGCCCTCATATCGGTTTTGCCTGACTTAGCGGTATGCGCTTTGGTGATTACTTCGATCACGCCGTTCTTGCCTTTATCACCGTACTTGCCGGTAGCATACTTTTCTTTATATACATGGATACTTTCAATTTCATCGGCTTCCAAATCGTCTAATGATGTGCCGGGTGCCTGCTCTTTGCCGTCAACGATGAACAACGGTTTGTGCGCGGAGTCTTTGTCTTGGAATTTGACAATGGTAGGTTTTGTAGAATCAGTGTGCCTGAAAACTATCTCCTTTGACTTAGCGTTGGCGGTATTATCCGCCTTGCTTTCCAGCTGAACACCGGCCACCATTGCTTCCAGGTCAGCAGTTTGATCCGCTACTTGCTTTTGATGTGCCCTGAGCGCAAAGACGAAAGTAACGCTAAAGAGCAGGGGTAGAAACAAGAGCCTTCTCAGATAGCTGTATTTGGGTTTTTGACTATTGGTAATCATGTGCAGTCTTTTTTTTATGGATGAATAAGATAAAGAATGTGCAGGCTCAAACTGGAACCCGCTTAACTGGCTTGCCAGCAGCATTCTGGCAAACGCTTCTCCATCGCCATCTTCAATGGCCTTTTGATCCGCCATGAACTCATGAATCAACAGCAGTTCTTTTTGCATATAATAATAAACCGGGTTCATCCAGAAAACAGCTCTTAGAACCTGCAGCAAGATTTTATCCAACGAATGTCTTTGACGAATATGGGCCATCTCATGCCGATAAATCTGCTCCCCTATTTTATCAGTGAGAACAATGTCTTTTCTCCAGAACAGGTTGTTCAGAAAAGAGAAGGGGGCCTGTTCTATATTGGTGTTGATAAAATTAACTCTGTCAATCGTCTTTATAGGAAAGCGCTTTCTAAGTGCGTAGACTTTAAAAATACGGATCACCATCAAGGCAACTAAAGCTAATGTAACTGACAGATAGATAATTATGCAGACCTGTTCCCCGGTCAGCCAATTCATATCCGCTCTCTGGCCTACCATTACGGTGGGCAGCTCTCCCGTGCTGCTGCCAAGCATGGCCAGTAGTGCCAATATCCTTTCATTATCGCTGGTAAAATCAAACATACTAATATGCAGCAGCGGCAGTAAAGCACTAAGTATTGCCGTAGATAATAGGTAAAACCTGTTATAGGGGTGAAAGTTTTTATTTTGGAGTACCAACAGGTAATAGCCAAAAAAAATAGCTGAACAGAGCACCACCTTCAGTAAATAGACAATAAGATAATTCATCGCTAAGTTATTAAAAGGAACAGGTAAACTAATTGCCATCCGAGCCAGGCATCGTACCTATATTATTATTTCATGACTGTAAAAATGATCTCCTGTTTTTGCCGGTAGCCTACCGGTAAACCGTTTTGTCTGGCAGGCAGCCATTTGCCACTGCTTTTGATCACCCTTACTGCCTCCTCAGCAGTTCCATAGTCCTTCGCATCCTTGCTGATAGCCTTAACTTCCGAGACATTGCCCTCCTTGTCTACCAAAAAGCTGACGGTCACCTTATACGTTCCCACCGGCGCATGATGCTCAACTGGCACACCCTGCTTTGTATTCCTTTCCAGGAATTTAGCCCAGGCTTCCTTCCCTCCTGGAAATTTCGGTTCCACTTGCACTTGGGTAAACTCCTTGGAGTCGCTCTGGTCGCTCGCCTTTTTTAATTTAGCTCCGCCTTCCTTTGTCGTAATGATGACCACCCCATTTTTGGCCTTGCTGCCATAGATCGCTGTGGCACTCTTTTCTTTCAGGACATCAATTTTTTCTATTTCGTTGGGAGAGATCGCCTTCATCTGCGCATTGGTAATCGGCTTCCCGTCGAGAATATAAAGGGGTTGGCTTGCAGTCGTTGCTCCCGGGCGGCTGTTGATGCCGATAGCCTCCCCGGACAGAGAGTCCCCGTCGGATTTTGCTTTAGATGCGGAGCCGTAGCCGACCACGACAATTTCCTTCTGATTATTTTTTTGTGTCTGGGCAGGATGACCAGACGGCTCATTGTTTGCACCCTGACCTAGGAAGCCCACCACTGTGACGGGCCGAAGTCCCTTCTGTTTGGCTGCGTATGCCTTCGTAGTTATCAGCACCACTCCGTCTTTGGCCTTATCGCCGTATGCCTGGGTTGCATATCCATCCTTGAGTACCTTGATACTCTGAATGGAATTGGCATCTAGCTGATTCATATCATAATCCGCCGGTTGTTTTTTTCCGTCCAGGAACACCAGCGGTTTCTTCCCGTTGGTTGTGAACTGTACTTTATGTTTTAGAGAGTCTGGACGCACTGAATCTGCCACCTTGGAAAATTCAATCTTCCCATGCATCGGTTGGGTGGAAGAAGAAGTATTATCCGTCTGCAGGGCCAGCAGCTGCTCTATGTTTCTGGTTTCGTCAGCCACTTTTTTCTGGTGCGCCCTCAAGGCAAATACAAATGTCACCGTAAAGAGCAAAGGCAGGAATAACAGCCTTCTGAGGTAACTATACTTTGGTTTATGACTATTAGTAATCATGTGTAATCTTTTTTTAATAGATGAATAAGATAACGAATGAGCCGGCTCAAAGGCAAATCCACTGATTTGGGTTGCCAGTAGCATCCTGGCGAAAGCCTCACCATCGCCCTCCTTGACGGCTCTTTGATCCGCCATATACTCATGGATCAGCAGCAGTTCCCGCTCTACGAAATAATAAACGGGGTTTATCCAGAAAATCGCTCTGATAAGTTGCATTAGCAGCTTGTCCAGAGAATGTCTTTGCCTGATGTGCGCCATTTCATGCTTATAAATCTGCTTTCCAACCTGGTCTGAAAGCAGTATGTCTTTTCTCCAGAACAGGTTGTTCAAAAAAGAAAAAGGTGCCTGTTCGATATTCGTATTGATAAAGCTTATATTGTTTATTGTTCTGCTGGGAAATTTCCTTTTTAGCTGGAATACCCGGGCAATCCGAATGACCATTAGCAGAACTAGTATAAAAGTGATCGATAATGACACAATTAGACCGATTTGTTCCCAATCAATGGCTTTAGGCGCGTTACCTATGATGACAGTTGGAAGCTGCCCGCTGCCCATCATCTGAAAAAGCGCCAGCATTCGGGCATTGTTACTGCTAAAATCGAACATACTAATATGTAAGAGCGGTAAAAATGCACTGATCACAGCTGTGGTCAACAAATAAAACCGGTTATAGGGATGAAAGTTCTTATTTCTCAGGGCGATCAGGTAATAAGCAAAGAAAATAGCAGAACAAAGTATTACCTTCAATACATAGGCGATAAGGTGGTTCATAACTTTAATGAATTAAGCATGAATAAAAGAGGCATCTTTGAATGTGAAAAGTGGAAAGCCTTATTACTTTTTAAGTTGCTGTAAGAGCAATTCCAGATCCTGGATGCTCATTTCCTTTTCTTTCACCAAAAAGGAAACGGCCTGCTGGTAGGAACCACTGAAGTAATTGTCTACAAATTTGCTCAGCGAGCCTTTGGAGTAGGATTCTTTACTAATCAGTGGAAAATACCGATGCGCCCGGCTAAAAACCTCATAATCAACAAATTTTTTTTCAATCAGGATTTTGAGCATGGTTGCGACCGTATTGGTATGTGGTTTAGGGTCGGGCATTTGATCGATAATATCTTTTAAAAACCCTTTTTCCACTTTCCACAAAGCCTGCATCACTTGTTCTTCGGATTTTGTCAACGTCTTCATTTAGTTCAAATTTTAATGTTCATGGAGGGATCCGTCTCCAATTAAGAATTCAAATATACAACTAAGATTTTAGTTACAAAATTTATTTTTTAATTCTAAACAAAAAATTAGACATATTGTAGTGCTAAATTTAATTCCAATTCTTTCCGGTTGCACTCTACACCGGCCTTTACGGCTAACAATTGTTTGCAAACAATACCTATAAAATTAGGTAATTCATTAATTAAAATTACTAATATTGCCGCCAGAATGCTACTTTTGTAGCTCAATTGTGATTATAGACCAGGCGCCTGAGTGCGTCTTTTAGAAAAGGAGAAAATAATGGCACGTCCTGTTAGATTTAATATTCATCCTAAGCAATCCGATATAAACGATAACATAGCTATCGCAGAAATGCCTGAGGGATTGAATGGTGAAGGTTATTTTGCCACCAATCTTGAAAAGGTAGTTGCATTAGGGAGAAAGAACTCCCTGTGGCCGCTGCCTTTTGCTACATCCTGCTGTGGAATTGAGTTCATGGCTACTGCCGCGGCCACCTATGATCTGGCCCGTTTCGGGGCAGAGCGTATGGCCTTCACCCCTCGCCAATGCGACCTGCTCATGGTCATGGGTACAATCGCTAAGAAAATGGCGCCTATCGTGCGCCAGGTATATATGCAGATGGCAGAACCCCGTTGGGTAATGGCGGTGGGCGCCTGTGCTTCCTCCGGCGGGATATTCGACACCTATTCTGTATTACAGGGGATCGACCAGGTTGTCCCTGTAGATGTTTATGTGCCAGGCTGCCCACCCCGGCCTGAAGCTATTCTGGATGGCTTTATGCGCATTCAGGAACTGGCCGGTCATGAGAGCCTGCGCCGCAGAAACAGTGAGCATTATAAAAAATTGATGGGAACTTACGGTATTCAATAATCATACAGGAATACCCCAAAGAGAATCTACCAATGACAAATGAAACGATCCAGCAAAAAATTCAGGATAAGTTTGGTGATGCCGTAAAGGGCTTTGAAGAGCCGTACGGAATGCTGACCTTTGAAATTGATGCAGATAAAAATATCGAACTTTTACAATATCTATATGATGAGCCGGAACTGGCCTTCCGCTTTCTGACCGATGTGACCGTGGTTCATTATCCGGAAGATAAGGGCAGGGAACTGGCAGTCGTCTATCATATGCATAATCTGGTAGATAATGTCCGCTTCCGATTTAAATGCTTTATAGATATTAACGATCCCCAAATCAATACAGCCACCGCTTTATTTGAATCAGCCAACTGGCAGGAAAGGGAGGCGTATGATTTCTATGGGGTTATTTTTAAAGGGCACCCTAACCTGAAGCGTATTCAGAATGTTGAGGAAATGGATTATTTTCCGATGCGAAAGGAGTTTCCATTGGAAGACCAGTCCAGAACAGATAAAGACGATGAGATGTTCGGCAGAGGCGGCAGTGTGATTTAGCCTGAAATGTGCTATATAAAAGGAGCGTACCCGTGGCGAAAAATAATAATCAAAAAATCTGGGGTTTTGTAGTGGTATGGCTCGTTTTGTTTTTGATTGTGAAGTCCATAGAGAAATTACTGCTCATCACAGCCGTTGGCGCACTTATTTTTTGGGGCTCCAGGGCGCTGCGGGCGAACCGGGAGAAAGATGATGGTAGGAGAAAGAATAATTCGTTAAAGGAAAAAGATTCAGAGCGCTAAGGTAATTAGCGAACAAGGGCTTTTCCAATTATAATAAAGAGAAAGCGCGAATGTTATGGCAATGACAGAAGAACAAGTTCAGAATAATAATATCAAGCTTCCCGACGGGTCGATTGAAAAGACAACGACCACCCTAAACCTGGGACCGACCCATCCTGCCACCCATGGTGTCTTTCAGAATATTCTTGAGGTGGATGGGGAGCGTATTGTTTCCGCAGAACAGACCATCGGCTATATTCATCGTGCTTTTGAAAAAATCGCTGAAAGAAGGCCTCTGTATCAGATCACTCCGCTCACCGACAGGTTAAACTATTGCAGCAGTCCCATTAATAATATGGGCTGGCACATGACCTGCGAAAAGCTCCTGGGCATTAAGACGCCTAAGAGAGTCGATTACCTGCGTATTATTATAATGGAACTGGCCAGGATTTCAGATCACCTGATCTGTAACTCCATTATGATCGTGGACGCAGGGGGATTTACTCCCTTCCTGTATCTAATGGAATACAGAGAGCTCATTTATGAGATTTATGAAGAGATCTGCGGATCCCGGTTGACGACTAATATTGGCCGAATTGGCGGTTTCGAGCGAAATTTCAACAGCACTGCCTGGGGTAAGCTGGAGAAATTCCTGAAAGAATACCCGAAGGCCTTAAAAGAATTTGAAGCGTTGACCCAACGCAACCGTATCGTTATGGACCGATGTATCGGTTCGGGGCCGATTTCCGCAGAGCGTGCCCTCAATTACGGATTTACCGGGCCTAATCTTCGTGCTGCCGGTGTGGACTACGATGTTCGTGTACACACGCCTTATAGCAGTTACGAAGATTTTGATTTTAATATCCCTGTGGGAACCACCGGCGACTGTTATGACCGCTATCTGGTCCGTAACGGTGAGATGTGGGAATCTCTGAAAATTATTAACCAGGCTTACGAAAAAATTCAGCAATTTAAAGGAACAGAGGCAGAGATCTATCATGCAGACGCGCCGGATTTCTATCTGCCGGAGAAAGCAGATGTTTACACGAAGATGGAGGCACTGATCTATCACTTTAAGATCGTCATGGGTGAGACCGAGATTCCGAAAGGGGAAGTCTACCACAGTGTAGAGGGCGCCAATGGAGAACTGGGCTTTTATCTGATCAGCGACGGAGGCCGCACACCTTATCGTCTGCACTTCAGAAGACCCTGCTTTATCTACTATCAGGCTTATTCAGAACTGACCAAAGGCGCCATGATCAGTGATGCGATCATTGTAATGAGCAGCCTGAATCTGATCGCCGGTGAAATGGATGCATAGGTTGTTATTTGTATTGATTAGCGACAGCCCTGTATCTGGTGCATTTTTAAAATTTAAGATTGACTCAATTTAATGGAAGTAATGGAAGCAACAGAAGTCCGATTTTCAGACGAGGCATTGAATAAGGTGAAGGAAATTATCAGCCGATATCCTGAAGGGAAGCAAAAAAGCGCCCTTATTCCTGTGTTGCATTTAGCCCAGGACAATTTCGGCGGCTGGCTGGCTGTGCCGGTAATGGATTATGTGGCCGGACTATTGGATATCAAGCCCATTGAAGTATATGAAGTGGCCACTTTTTATACGATGTTCAATACAAAGCCGATTGGTAAATATGTTTTTGAAGTTTGCAAGACCGGTCCGTGTATGTTAAATGGCAGTGACGATATCATTCAATATATTGAAGAAAAACTAGGCATCAAACCAGGAGAAACCACGGCTGATGGCCTGTTTACATTAAAGCCCGCTGAGTGTCTGGGTGCCTGCGGCTACGCGCCCATGATGCAGTTGGGTAAATTTTATAAAGAACATCTGACCCGGGAGAAAGTGGACAAGATTATAGAGGAGTGCAGGGCAGGAAGTATGAAATTAAATTAGTCAGAAGGATGGAAGGCATTATACCCTATCTGACCTTTGAGGGGAACGCGGCGGATGCCCTGGCTTTTTATAAGCAGGCACTGGGAGGAGAAATTCTTTACGCGCAAACATTCAGAGAGTCGGAGTTGGCAGACGGGATGCCGGAGGCTTGGAAAGATAAGGTCATGCATGGTGCCTTTCAATCTGGAGATCTTCAGCTGATGGTCAGCGATACACCTGATTCGGCAACGAAAGTAAATGCCGGGGATCAGGTACAACTGGCGCTGAATTTTACAGATGAGCAGCAGATCAATGAGGTTTTTACGCGGCTGGCAGTAGAAGGAACGGTGACCATGGCGTTGGAAAAGACCTTCTGGGGGGCGAAATTCGGGATGGTCACTGATAAGTTCGGTGTTCGATGGATGTTGAATTACGATTACCAAAATGAAGATTCATCCAGTTCTACACCCTAGGTGACGAATGAGTAAAAGGTTTTTGAAAGTATGGCCTCTGCGATGTAGAAGGTATTTACTTACTGAAATATAAGATTAATAGATTACAGATAATGAAACTATTATTAGAGAACGCACATATTGAAGGGATTCGCTACTACGATACCTATCGTAAACACGGGGGATACAGGAGTGTGGAGAAGGCCTTAAAGATGACGCCCGACGAGATCGTAGAGGAGGTCAAAAAAAGTGGCCTTAG containing:
- a CDS encoding M56 family metallopeptidase; translation: MNYLIVYLLKVVLCSAIFFGYYLLVLQNKNFHPYNRFYLLSTAILSALLPLLHISMFDFTSDNERILALLAMLGSSTGELPTVMVGQRADMNWLTGEQVCIIIYLSVTLALVALMVIRIFKVYALRKRFPIKTIDRVNFINTNIEQAPFSFLNNLFWRKDIVLTDKIGEQIYRHEMAHIRQRHSLDKILLQVLRAVFWMNPVYYYMQKELLLIHEFMADQKAIEDGDGEAFARMLLASQLSGFQFEPAHSLSYSSIKKRLHMITNSQKPKYSYLRRLLFLPLLFSVTFVFALRAHQKQVADQTADLEAMVAGVQLESKADNTANAKSKEIVFRHTDSTKPTIVKFQDKDSAHKPLFIVDGKEQAPGTSLDDLEADEIESIHVYKEKYATGKYGDKGKNGVIEVITKAHTAKSGKTDMRAVTIVGYKEDNDAAGTPHTFTATKDAAAAQKSSQSEIVVQGHPFKTAKLKGKAVGLQLGKTNVTSEPKVIRDVKIGGYQPNPKDLIAQNKRQGVPGGKLPEDALYIIDGKKATQLDLNRLPANEINHISVLKNKASLEKFDAAGRTAVVVITTKKSAGHAPVFTQTMREPRFPGGTDAWRKYLERNLQSSVAVKNGAPVGTYEIIVSFLVDKKGSTSEFHVLSKPEKDYGTAAEAARVIKESGRWLPALQNGRPVAFRQKQKMIFQVSQ
- a CDS encoding OmpA family protein, with translation MDSNILNYAKELLSGNFTEQVAGKLGESAHGVKSAVAAIIPTIFGGIAQKVSNEPSFLSTVVSEAKNIFANHSLSDLSGFITGDNKNPEATQAGSFLYDVFGGKLHGIVEKIAGFTGIKNENIRKLLDTAQIGALGSIGKHLSEENGSQSELAGFFTENKAAFLSAIPASLGFGSILSGVHEVQQPAPHTAAAHSDAHYHEQAPKDLSKGDNKFFVPMILTIIILGLIIWLFRGCWGNEKVHDHVVGSHQDDTTASLSAPVPDVSTGALDTVTGNYIYNTGEVTSIKLPNNTTIEGVGENSTENKLFQFLNDANATVDTVDKTKGWISFDRLYFKTSSSDLTDESKKQLNNIAQILKAFPNATIKLGGYTDNSGNADSNLKLSTERANSARAALIADGIEEARVAAEGYGQEHPVATNDTPEGKAQNRRIDLRVTKK
- a CDS encoding NADH-quinone oxidoreductase subunit C translates to MTNETIQQKIQDKFGDAVKGFEEPYGMLTFEIDADKNIELLQYLYDEPELAFRFLTDVTVVHYPEDKGRELAVVYHMHNLVDNVRFRFKCFIDINDPQINTATALFESANWQEREAYDFYGVIFKGHPNLKRIQNVEEMDYFPMRKEFPLEDQSRTDKDDEMFGRGGSVI
- a CDS encoding M56 family metallopeptidase, which gives rise to MNHLIAYVLKVILCSAIFFAYYLIALRNKNFHPYNRFYLLTTAVISAFLPLLHISMFDFSSNNARMLALFQMMGSGQLPTVIIGNAPKAIDWEQIGLIVSLSITFILVLLMVIRIARVFQLKRKFPSRTINNISFINTNIEQAPFSFLNNLFWRKDILLSDQVGKQIYKHEMAHIRQRHSLDKLLMQLIRAIFWINPVYYFVERELLLIHEYMADQRAVKEGDGEAFARMLLATQISGFAFEPAHSLSYSSIKKRLHMITNSHKPKYSYLRRLLFLPLLFTVTFVFALRAHQKKVADETRNIEQLLALQTDNTSSSTQPMHGKIEFSKVADSVRPDSLKHKVQFTTNGKKPLVFLDGKKQPADYDMNQLDANSIQSIKVLKDGYATQAYGDKAKDGVVLITTKAYAAKQKGLRPVTVVGFLGQGANNEPSGHPAQTQKNNQKEIVVVGYGSASKAKSDGDSLSGEAIGINSRPGATTASQPLYILDGKPITNAQMKAISPNEIEKIDVLKEKSATAIYGSKAKNGVVIITTKEGGAKLKKASDQSDSKEFTQVQVEPKFPGGKEAWAKFLERNTKQGVPVEHHAPVGTYKVTVSFLVDKEGNVSEVKAISKDAKDYGTAEEAVRVIKSSGKWLPARQNGLPVGYRQKQEIIFTVMK
- a CDS encoding VOC family protein, which produces MEGIIPYLTFEGNAADALAFYKQALGGEILYAQTFRESELADGMPEAWKDKVMHGAFQSGDLQLMVSDTPDSATKVNAGDQVQLALNFTDEQQINEVFTRLAVEGTVTMALEKTFWGAKFGMVTDKFGVRWMLNYDYQNEDSSSSTP
- a CDS encoding BlaI/MecI/CopY family transcriptional regulator, whose amino-acid sequence is MKTLTKSEEQVMQALWKVEKGFLKDIIDQMPDPKPHTNTVATMLKILIEKKFVDYEVFSRAHRYFPLISKESYSKGSLSKFVDNYFSGSYQQAVSFLVKEKEMSIQDLELLLQQLKK
- a CDS encoding NADH-quinone oxidoreductase subunit NuoE family protein — translated: MEATEVRFSDEALNKVKEIISRYPEGKQKSALIPVLHLAQDNFGGWLAVPVMDYVAGLLDIKPIEVYEVATFYTMFNTKPIGKYVFEVCKTGPCMLNGSDDIIQYIEEKLGIKPGETTADGLFTLKPAECLGACGYAPMMQLGKFYKEHLTREKVDKIIEECRAGSMKLN
- a CDS encoding NADH-quinone oxidoreductase subunit B; amino-acid sequence: MARPVRFNIHPKQSDINDNIAIAEMPEGLNGEGYFATNLEKVVALGRKNSLWPLPFATSCCGIEFMATAAATYDLARFGAERMAFTPRQCDLLMVMGTIAKKMAPIVRQVYMQMAEPRWVMAVGACASSGGIFDTYSVLQGIDQVVPVDVYVPGCPPRPEAILDGFMRIQELAGHESLRRRNSEHYKKLMGTYGIQ
- a CDS encoding NADH-quinone oxidoreductase subunit D is translated as MAMTEEQVQNNNIKLPDGSIEKTTTTLNLGPTHPATHGVFQNILEVDGERIVSAEQTIGYIHRAFEKIAERRPLYQITPLTDRLNYCSSPINNMGWHMTCEKLLGIKTPKRVDYLRIIIMELARISDHLICNSIMIVDAGGFTPFLYLMEYRELIYEIYEEICGSRLTTNIGRIGGFERNFNSTAWGKLEKFLKEYPKALKEFEALTQRNRIVMDRCIGSGPISAERALNYGFTGPNLRAAGVDYDVRVHTPYSSYEDFDFNIPVGTTGDCYDRYLVRNGEMWESLKIINQAYEKIQQFKGTEAEIYHADAPDFYLPEKADVYTKMEALIYHFKIVMGETEIPKGEVYHSVEGANGELGFYLISDGGRTPYRLHFRRPCFIYYQAYSELTKGAMISDAIIVMSSLNLIAGEMDA